A genomic segment from Capillibacterium thermochitinicola encodes:
- the tsaB gene encoding tRNA (adenosine(37)-N6)-threonylcarbamoyltransferase complex dimerization subunit type 1 TsaB, protein MELRVLGIDTSAQSGAVGMIEGDQVVFSEQIKIRPGGSEQLPALLDEALARTGRDLKELELIAVGTGPGSYTGVRVGLAIAKGLAFGLGVPLVGVPSLYALALNGPADAKLICTLARSRKGEVYAGLYRRDPEGLKEVAPPAIWTVPELAAALQEKDEPVLFLGEVLAEDVAELARVLNERASFGHGAENVVDGACVARLGQAQWLATGENQLDTVLPLYLRRTEAEVRWEERSCRVDVSG, encoded by the coding sequence ATGGAGTTGCGGGTGTTAGGGATTGATACTTCCGCCCAGAGCGGCGCCGTGGGCATGATCGAGGGAGATCAGGTGGTCTTCTCCGAACAGATCAAAATCAGGCCGGGAGGTAGTGAGCAATTGCCGGCTTTGCTGGACGAAGCGCTGGCCCGGACTGGTCGTGACCTTAAGGAACTGGAACTGATCGCCGTTGGCACCGGTCCCGGCTCTTACACCGGCGTCCGGGTCGGGCTGGCCATCGCCAAAGGTCTGGCCTTTGGCCTTGGCGTCCCCCTAGTGGGGGTCCCCTCCCTTTACGCCCTGGCTTTGAATGGACCGGCCGACGCCAAGCTTATCTGTACACTGGCACGGTCCCGGAAGGGAGAAGTCTATGCCGGCTTGTACCGGCGGGACCCGGAGGGGCTTAAGGAGGTGGCCCCCCCGGCGATCTGGACGGTGCCGGAGCTGGCGGCTGCTTTGCAGGAGAAGGATGAGCCGGTGTTGTTTCTGGGGGAAGTTTTGGCGGAGGACGTGGCTGAACTGGCCAGGGTCTTAAATGAACGGGCATCCTTTGGGCACGGGGCAGAGAATGTGGTTGATGGGGCCTGCGTGGCCCGTTTGGGGCAGGCCCAATGGCTGGCGACCGGAGAGAACCAGTTAGACACGGTTTTGCCTTTATACTTGCGCCGGACCGAGGCGGAGGTCCGCTGGGAAGAGAGGAGTTGCCGGGTGGATGTTTCAGGTTAA
- the tsaE gene encoding tRNA (adenosine(37)-N6)-threonylcarbamoyltransferase complex ATPase subunit type 1 TsaE, producing the protein MRVKKEAGGKLVVCSERPAETEELGKVLGGILQPGDLFFLSGDLGSGKTLFVRGVTLGLESAETATSPTFALIHRYEGELPLYHLDLYRLSGPEDLAPLALEEIMEEEAAFMIEWGAPVKEIWAGPYMEVEFTRGEKEEERILSFHPKGERYQEINHSLWLALNKEHTTGM; encoded by the coding sequence GTGCGGGTGAAAAAAGAGGCCGGTGGAAAGCTTGTCGTATGTTCGGAGCGCCCGGCGGAGACAGAGGAACTCGGTAAAGTTCTGGGCGGGATCCTGCAACCGGGGGACCTCTTTTTTTTATCGGGGGACTTGGGGAGCGGGAAGACCTTGTTTGTGCGCGGCGTTACCCTCGGGCTGGAGAGTGCGGAGACGGCCACCAGCCCAACTTTTGCCCTGATCCACCGCTATGAAGGGGAACTTCCCCTTTACCATCTGGATTTATACCGCCTGTCCGGGCCCGAGGATTTGGCCCCGCTGGCCCTGGAAGAGATCATGGAGGAGGAAGCGGCGTTTATGATTGAGTGGGGCGCCCCGGTGAAAGAGATCTGGGCGGGACCCTATATGGAAGTGGAGTTTACCCGGGGCGAAAAGGAGGAGGAAAGGATTCTTTCTTTTCATCCGAAGGGGGAACGTTATCAAGAGATCAATCATTCATTATGGTTAGCGTTGAATAAAGAACATACAACGGGGATGTGA
- a CDS encoding DUF362 domain-containing protein — protein sequence MDKNQITVVYGENPREMVETLLAELKPEAALRPGATIGLKPNLVLDKPAASGATTHPEIVEGIIRYFQAKGFTNLVIMESSWVGARTEEAFRVCGYGELAARYGVKLLDLKKDRTITKETEEGLLTVCAAPFGVDYLINLPVLKAHCQTLLTCALKNLKGCIPDHEKRRFHRLGLHRPIAQLAAVLPVHLTIVDAICGDLTFEEGGNPVPMGRLLAGTDPVLLDSYAAALLGLTVAEIPYLELAAKLGVGTTDLTRAVVTEVNPEAKQAGRFHLTGRAKQLARYVEERDACSACYGSLLHALHRMAEEGELEALRQHNIKIKIGQGFRGVKGEGVGIGTCTRAMDEALLGCPPTAWAIRTFLRRVLAD from the coding sequence ATGGACAAAAACCAAATCACCGTTGTGTACGGCGAAAACCCAAGGGAAATGGTCGAAACGTTACTGGCGGAATTGAAACCCGAAGCGGCGCTGCGGCCGGGGGCGACAATAGGGTTAAAACCCAATCTGGTCTTGGACAAGCCCGCGGCGTCGGGGGCAACGACCCATCCGGAGATCGTGGAGGGGATCATCCGCTACTTTCAGGCAAAAGGCTTTACCAATTTGGTCATTATGGAGAGTTCCTGGGTGGGGGCCCGGACGGAGGAGGCGTTCCGGGTCTGCGGCTACGGGGAACTGGCGGCGCGGTATGGCGTTAAACTGCTTGATCTAAAAAAAGACCGCACCATCACGAAGGAGACGGAAGAAGGCCTGTTAACAGTCTGTGCCGCCCCGTTTGGAGTGGACTACTTAATCAATCTTCCGGTTTTAAAAGCCCATTGCCAAACCCTGCTGACCTGTGCCTTGAAAAACTTGAAGGGTTGCATTCCGGACCACGAGAAGCGGCGTTTTCACCGGCTTGGACTGCACCGCCCGATTGCCCAGTTGGCGGCGGTCCTGCCGGTCCACCTCACCATTGTCGATGCCATCTGCGGGGACCTCACCTTTGAGGAAGGGGGAAACCCGGTTCCGATGGGCCGGTTGTTGGCCGGGACCGACCCGGTGCTGCTCGACAGCTACGCCGCTGCCTTGTTGGGGCTGACGGTGGCGGAGATTCCCTACCTGGAGCTGGCGGCGAAGCTGGGGGTGGGGACGACGGATCTCACCCGCGCGGTGGTGACCGAGGTTAACCCGGAGGCGAAGCAGGCGGGCCGCTTCCACCTGACCGGCCGGGCCAAGCAGCTGGCCCGGTATGTTGAAGAACGGGATGCTTGTTCGGCCTGTTATGGTTCGCTCCTGCATGCGCTGCACCGGATGGCCGAAGAGGGGGAACTGGAAGCATTGCGGCAGCATAACATAAAGATCAAGATTGGACAGGGGTTTCGCGGGGTGAAGGGCGAAGGTGTCGGGATTGGTACTTGTACACGCGCCATGGACGAGGCGCTTTTGGGATGTCCGCCCACGGCCTGGGCGATCCGGACCTTTCTCCGGCGGGTTCTGGCCGACTAA
- a CDS encoding gamma-glutamyl-gamma-aminobutyrate hydrolase family protein encodes MKPVIGVTCRHDRKQIPDQYMLAGAYCRAIEKAGGIPVLLPAQAEFDRPLHSFCQGLLLSGGGDIDPAFFNEEPHPRLGTVDQERDRWELLLVRKAYAEGLSMLGICRGVQVLNVAFGGTLYQDLPAQYAQRPNRPLLEHNQQIPGDQVSHRVTIAAGSLLARILESTEIWTNSHHHQAVKDPAANLRITARSDDGVIEGLEGTGDQFLVGVQWHPERLASPDSQRLFAAFVRACR; translated from the coding sequence ATAAAACCGGTCATCGGGGTTACTTGCCGCCACGATCGAAAACAGATTCCCGACCAATACATGCTGGCTGGTGCTTACTGCCGTGCGATCGAAAAGGCCGGCGGAATCCCGGTTCTGCTTCCGGCTCAAGCAGAGTTTGATCGTCCATTGCACAGCTTCTGTCAAGGCTTGCTTCTCAGCGGCGGCGGAGATATTGATCCGGCTTTCTTCAACGAAGAACCTCATCCGCGGTTGGGAACGGTCGATCAGGAACGGGACCGTTGGGAGCTCCTCCTCGTTCGCAAAGCCTATGCGGAGGGCTTGTCGATGTTGGGGATTTGCCGCGGTGTCCAGGTCTTAAACGTGGCCTTCGGCGGAACACTCTACCAGGATTTACCCGCCCAATACGCCCAGCGGCCAAACCGGCCCTTGCTTGAACATAACCAGCAGATCCCGGGCGATCAGGTCAGCCACCGGGTGACTATCGCGGCCGGTTCACTGCTCGCGCGGATCCTGGAGTCAACTGAAATCTGGACCAACTCCCACCATCACCAGGCGGTCAAAGACCCGGCGGCAAATTTGCGCATCACCGCCCGCAGTGATGACGGCGTAATCGAAGGGCTGGAAGGAACCGGTGACCAATTTCTTGTCGGGGTTCAATGGCATCCGGAACGGCTGGCCAGCCCCGACTCGCAGCGGTTGTTTGCGGCTTTTGTCCGTGCCTGTCGGTAA
- a CDS encoding metallophosphoesterase has translation MQAAADGGRLPSFVGGNGVRILVVSDTHGNYELLHQVVKAAGPVDLLLHAGDGSNDQTKLAQDFPGYSLAAVAGNCDPFSTRPRELLLTVGGQRLFLTHGDRYQVKWDLLRLFLAGKERGANLIVFGHTHCPLIKYEQGILLFNPGSLSRNNTGENPSYGLLELGPDGCQPKLVFVEKNKK, from the coding sequence GTGCAAGCGGCGGCTGACGGCGGCCGCTTGCCGTCGTTTGTTGGGGGGAATGGTGTGCGGATTCTAGTGGTCAGTGACACCCATGGTAATTACGAACTCTTACACCAAGTGGTTAAGGCGGCCGGTCCGGTTGATCTGCTGCTCCATGCCGGGGACGGGAGTAATGACCAGACCAAACTGGCCCAGGACTTTCCCGGCTATTCCCTGGCGGCGGTGGCCGGAAACTGTGATCCTTTTTCCACGCGCCCCCGCGAACTCTTGTTAACCGTGGGCGGACAGCGGCTCTTCCTGACCCATGGGGACCGGTACCAGGTGAAGTGGGATCTGCTCCGCCTGTTCCTGGCCGGGAAGGAGCGCGGGGCGAATCTGATCGTCTTTGGGCATACCCACTGTCCGCTGATCAAATACGAACAAGGGATCCTGCTCTTTAACCCCGGGAGTCTCAGCCGGAACAATACAGGTGAGAACCCCAGTTACGGGTTGCTGGAGCTGGGCCCCGATGGTTGCCAACCAAAGCTGGTCTTTGTCGAAAAGAATAAAAAATAA
- a CDS encoding XTP/dITP diphosphatase has product MPRLVLASRNKGKLKELKMLLAGLPWAISSLADFPEVPEVEEDGTTFRENALKKATFVAKHLQMWALADDSGLEVDYLNGAPGVYSARFAGVHGDDAKNNEKLLALLAGVPWAQRTARFRCALAFVSPEGVAWTTEGTCEGFIALAPKGEGGFGYDPLFYLPEYDRTMAELPEEEKNRISHRAVAMRQFRDYLLREFPGTGEQS; this is encoded by the coding sequence TTGCCAAGACTCGTGCTGGCTTCGAGGAATAAAGGGAAGCTTAAGGAACTGAAGATGCTCCTGGCCGGTCTCCCCTGGGCGATCTCCTCCCTGGCTGACTTTCCGGAAGTACCGGAAGTGGAGGAAGACGGGACAACCTTCCGGGAGAATGCGCTGAAAAAAGCCACTTTCGTGGCAAAACACCTCCAAATGTGGGCTTTGGCCGATGATTCCGGCCTTGAGGTTGATTACTTAAACGGCGCGCCCGGCGTTTATTCCGCCCGCTTTGCCGGGGTGCACGGCGATGACGCCAAGAATAACGAAAAGCTCTTGGCGCTCCTGGCCGGGGTCCCCTGGGCGCAAAGAACAGCCCGTTTTCGATGTGCGCTGGCTTTCGTTTCCCCGGAGGGCGTGGCCTGGACAACCGAGGGGACGTGTGAAGGTTTTATCGCCCTGGCGCCCAAGGGGGAAGGCGGTTTTGGGTATGACCCCCTTTTCTACTTGCCGGAATACGACCGGACCATGGCCGAACTCCCGGAAGAAGAGAAAAACCGGATCAGCCACCGGGCGGTGGCCATGCGCCAATTCCGTGATTACCTGCTCCGGGAGTTTCCGGGAACGGGGGAGCAGAGTTAA
- the glmL gene encoding methylaspartate mutase accessory protein GlmL: MRPYLLIDFGSTYTKLTAVDLAKPAVIGTASALTTVDDGLICGYREALRRLTKEVGPLAFARRLACSSAAGGLRMVAIGLVPELTVEAAKRAALGAGARLVGSFSYELTAADLDELLTLKPDLILLAGGTDGGNKTVLRHNGALLAASPVDAPVILAGNKTVAPEVETTLRQAGKICYRVPNVLPELNRLNIGPVQAKIREVYLERIIYAKGLAEVEREIDGILMPTPAAVQAAAERLATGPGHGRPGWGDLLLVDVGGATTDVHSIAEGRPTKPYVYTHGLPEPKVKRTVEGDLGLRVSAAALLEQYTPELIADLAELPVEEVIARVRARAEAPAYLPESPADQRLEAVLGYLAVKGATERHVGKVEQVYSPQGVCYLQEGKDLTGLQTVIGTGGVFVHSPATRQILAGVLPTPDRPELLKPQAPRFYYDERYLFSTLGLLAKEYPDISFCLLEKALKPVQN; encoded by the coding sequence GTGCGTCCTTATTTGCTGATCGATTTTGGCAGCACCTATACGAAGTTGACCGCGGTGGATCTGGCGAAACCGGCGGTCATCGGTACGGCCAGCGCCCTGACGACGGTGGACGATGGTCTCATCTGCGGCTACCGGGAGGCGTTGCGGCGGCTCACGAAGGAAGTCGGACCTCTGGCCTTTGCGCGGCGATTGGCCTGCAGCAGCGCAGCGGGCGGCTTAAGGATGGTCGCCATCGGATTGGTCCCGGAACTGACGGTGGAAGCGGCCAAAAGGGCAGCCCTCGGGGCGGGTGCCCGCCTGGTGGGCAGTTTCAGCTATGAGTTGACCGCCGCCGACCTTGACGAGCTGCTCACCCTTAAGCCCGACTTGATCCTTCTGGCCGGAGGAACGGACGGCGGAAACAAGACGGTACTCCGGCATAATGGCGCCCTCCTCGCGGCGAGCCCCGTAGATGCTCCGGTGATCCTGGCCGGGAACAAAACCGTTGCCCCCGAGGTGGAAACCACCCTCAGGCAGGCGGGGAAGATTTGCTACCGGGTGCCGAATGTCCTCCCGGAGCTTAACCGGTTAAACATCGGACCGGTACAGGCTAAAATCCGGGAAGTTTATTTGGAGCGGATTATCTACGCCAAGGGTTTGGCGGAGGTGGAGAGAGAGATCGACGGGATCCTGATGCCGACCCCGGCGGCGGTCCAGGCTGCGGCGGAACGCTTGGCGACCGGCCCGGGCCACGGCCGGCCGGGTTGGGGTGATCTCCTCTTGGTTGATGTGGGTGGGGCGACCACTGATGTCCACAGCATTGCCGAAGGCCGCCCGACCAAGCCTTATGTCTATACCCATGGACTGCCCGAACCGAAAGTAAAACGGACGGTCGAAGGGGACTTGGGCCTGCGGGTCAGTGCGGCGGCGCTGCTTGAACAGTATACACCAGAGCTGATTGCCGATCTGGCCGAACTGCCGGTGGAAGAGGTGATTGCCCGGGTCCGGGCCAGGGCCGAAGCTCCCGCCTACCTCCCCGAGAGCCCGGCCGACCAGCGCCTGGAGGCGGTCCTTGGCTATCTGGCGGTCAAAGGGGCGACGGAGCGCCACGTGGGCAAGGTCGAACAGGTTTATTCGCCCCAAGGGGTTTGCTATCTCCAGGAGGGGAAGGACCTGACCGGGCTGCAGACCGTTATTGGGACCGGAGGCGTTTTTGTTCATTCCCCGGCGACCAGGCAGATTTTGGCGGGGGTCTTGCCGACGCCGGACCGTCCTGAGCTTTTAAAGCCGCAAGCACCCCGTTTTTATTATGACGAGCGTTATCTTTTTTCCACTTTGGGTTTGCTCGCCAAGGAATACCCGGATATTTCCTTTTGTCTTTTGGAAAAAGCATTAAAGCCAGTCCAGAACTGA
- a CDS encoding N-acetylmuramoyl-L-alanine amidase: MKDIGFQLVSAVPEIYVETSGPVQYKVDFLMNPHRLIIDLWDVTLTGPALTVPGNETWVKSIRVSQFDPQTIRLVLDIKEPRNCVVGIDETNPARLLIKTMTELLEATWHPDGDGGRLVLKGSGRLPAEPRYDPKTGKLYIRIPQTKLGDALQAAAGADAAGSVFKLREQDSSTVEVELAIPRGHDYSVTWNQDRREITVEVKNAPLSGKVIILDPGHGGADAGAISPSGLREKELNLVVALRLKQKLEALGAEVLLTREDDRYLWLYDRVAIANRAGGAVLLSIHANNHDNRKIHGLEIWHHPDRSESAVLAKALAEAVLARTNQHFRGIMASKDFVLPREAQMPAVIFEMGFVSNQDEEKLLKTEEFQDKITDGISQGLIAYFHTPAGQ; this comes from the coding sequence TTGAAGGATATCGGCTTTCAACTGGTCAGTGCGGTACCGGAGATCTATGTTGAAACGTCCGGACCGGTCCAATATAAAGTGGATTTCCTCATGAATCCGCACCGGTTGATCATTGACCTTTGGGATGTGACCCTGACCGGACCGGCTTTGACCGTACCGGGGAATGAGACATGGGTGAAGAGCATCCGGGTCAGCCAGTTTGATCCGCAGACCATCAGGCTGGTATTGGATATTAAAGAGCCCCGCAACTGTGTGGTGGGGATTGACGAAACGAATCCGGCCCGGTTGCTGATCAAGACCATGACGGAACTGCTAGAGGCGACGTGGCATCCGGACGGCGACGGGGGCCGTTTGGTTTTAAAGGGTTCCGGCCGGTTGCCGGCCGAGCCCCGTTATGATCCGAAAACGGGTAAACTGTATATCAGGATCCCCCAGACCAAACTGGGCGACGCCCTGCAGGCCGCGGCGGGGGCGGACGCGGCCGGCTCTGTGTTCAAGCTCCGGGAGCAGGACTCCTCCACCGTGGAAGTGGAGCTGGCGATTCCCCGCGGCCACGACTACAGCGTCACTTGGAATCAAGACCGTCGCGAGATCACGGTGGAAGTGAAAAACGCGCCTTTGTCCGGGAAGGTGATCATTCTCGATCCGGGGCACGGGGGGGCCGATGCCGGGGCGATCAGCCCGAGCGGCCTGCGGGAGAAAGAATTGAACCTGGTGGTGGCGCTCCGCCTCAAGCAAAAGCTGGAGGCGCTCGGGGCTGAAGTTCTCTTAACCCGTGAGGATGACCGGTACCTGTGGCTCTATGACCGGGTTGCGATTGCCAACCGGGCGGGCGGGGCCGTTCTGCTCAGTATTCATGCCAATAACCATGATAACCGGAAAATTCACGGGTTGGAAATATGGCACCATCCGGACCGGAGCGAAAGCGCCGTTCTGGCCAAAGCCCTGGCCGAGGCCGTTCTGGCCCGGACCAACCAGCACTTCCGCGGGATCATGGCCAGTAAGGACTTTGTCCTCCCCCGGGAGGCGCAGATGCCCGCCGTCATCTTTGAAATGGGTTTTGTCTCCAATCAGGATGAAGAAAAGCTCCTCAAGACCGAGGAGTTTCAGGATAAAATTACCGACGGGATCAGCCAAGGCCTGATTGCTTACTTCCATACGCCTGCCGGGCAATGA
- a CDS encoding AMIN domain-containing protein — protein sequence MEKSTDQKRNVYIISLVLLCLFSLLTGGNPRSWPAAAVSAAPAQGNTLLGLTRTNDRGRLSYDLLINGDFTYHSFLLSEPERLVIDLTGLELAPALSTDGLVDGPVKGVRVSRFDKNTVRVVFDLEYLVGYKLERRTGVPGGVTP from the coding sequence TTGGAAAAATCGACGGACCAGAAGAGAAACGTTTACATCATCAGCCTTGTTCTGCTGTGTCTTTTTTCTCTCTTGACCGGAGGCAACCCGCGTTCCTGGCCGGCGGCTGCGGTTTCGGCGGCGCCGGCGCAAGGTAACACCCTGTTGGGATTGACCCGGACGAACGACCGGGGGAGATTAAGTTATGACCTTTTAATCAATGGTGATTTTACTTATCATTCTTTTCTTTTGTCCGAGCCCGAGCGTTTGGTGATCGACCTGACCGGTCTGGAACTGGCTCCGGCCTTATCCACCGACGGGTTGGTCGATGGTCCCGTCAAAGGAGTACGGGTCAGCCGCTTTGACAAGAATACGGTACGGGTGGTCTTTGATCTGGAATATCTGGTCGGGTATAAACTGGAGCGGCGGACCGGCGTGCCGGGGGGGGTTACGCCTTGA